In one window of Ferrovum sp. PN-J185 DNA:
- a CDS encoding arginyltransferase: MAKPQDLPLELLQFYLTAPYPCSYLDNQEARSQVLAPNSPINSHIYSELVRHGFRRSGSFTYRPHCDQCQACVPVRVNVEEFIWRRINRRIYKKNQDLSIHHQRLVFKEEHFQLYQAYQQARHTREDSDTDNKEQYVNFLIHSPVNSELIEFRLNNQIVMVSVIDYLDDGISSVYTFFDPIKHERSLGQFNILWQLNLCRTLTLPWLYLGYWIKECRKMNYKIQFQPLEGLIDHEWQPLALAQE, encoded by the coding sequence ATGGCAAAACCACAGGATTTACCCTTAGAACTCTTGCAGTTTTATCTAACAGCTCCTTACCCTTGTAGCTATTTAGATAATCAAGAGGCTCGGTCTCAAGTACTGGCACCTAATAGCCCTATTAATAGTCACATTTACAGTGAATTAGTTCGTCATGGATTTAGACGAAGTGGAAGTTTCACCTACCGTCCACATTGTGACCAATGTCAAGCATGCGTTCCTGTGCGAGTCAATGTGGAAGAGTTTATTTGGCGTCGCATAAACCGCAGAATCTATAAAAAAAACCAAGATCTCAGTATTCATCATCAGCGACTGGTTTTTAAAGAAGAACATTTTCAGTTATATCAAGCTTACCAACAGGCCCGCCACACTAGAGAGGATAGTGATACAGACAATAAAGAACAGTATGTGAATTTTTTAATTCACTCACCAGTGAATAGTGAACTCATCGAATTTCGTTTAAATAATCAAATCGTGATGGTTAGTGTAATTGATTATTTAGATGACGGGATTTCTTCTGTTTATACTTTTTTTGATCCTATTAAACATGAAAGAAGCCTTGGCCAATTTAATATACTTTGGCAACTTAATCTTTGCCGGACACTCACATTGCCATGGTTGTATCTTGGTTATTGGATAAAAGAATGTCGAAAAATGAACTATAAAATCCAATTTCAACCCTTAGAAGGATTGATTGACCATGAGTGGCAACCTTTAGCTCTTGCACAGGAATAA
- the moeA gene encoding molybdopterin molybdotransferase MoeA produces MIHSLPPLNEINDYDPNSLTVDKARELIQRYLTPVAEQEEIAIYDALQRVTADNILAPHNVPNHNNSAMDGYAFHSRELISPTVELKVVGNVYAGHPFTQAVASGEAVRIMTGAVIPEGVDTVIMQEHVVREGDSIRFDNKQISVGQNIRLAGEDIKQGAVAVKTGQLITPAHMGLIASLGIPTIKVYRRLKVAFFSTGDELSSVGEALKEGQIYDSNRYSLKGLLTSLPVECKDFGVVRDNPSALKQVFNEASQWADVIISSGGVSVGDADFIKTLMAELGQVVFWKIAMKPGRPLAYGKINHSHFFGLPGNPVAVMVTFYQFVQHALYLLAGQETTTHLPQVRYRLAQPIKKTPGRMEFQRGIVFKDSDNEWRVKVTGNQSSGVLSSMTQANCFIVLSQECGSLNIGDWVEVELFNGIM; encoded by the coding sequence ATGATACATTCACTCCCTCCCCTTAATGAAATAAACGATTATGACCCCAACTCATTGACAGTTGATAAAGCAAGAGAGCTTATTCAGCGTTATTTAACACCCGTTGCTGAACAAGAGGAGATTGCAATCTACGACGCACTGCAGCGCGTGACTGCTGATAATATATTGGCACCACACAATGTCCCAAATCACAACAATTCAGCCATGGACGGCTATGCCTTCCATAGTCGTGAACTCATTTCACCTACTGTTGAATTGAAAGTGGTAGGTAACGTATATGCAGGTCACCCCTTTACTCAAGCCGTAGCCTCTGGTGAGGCTGTTCGCATAATGACTGGTGCCGTGATTCCTGAGGGAGTGGATACTGTCATTATGCAAGAGCATGTTGTCCGAGAGGGGGACAGCATTCGTTTTGATAATAAACAAATATCAGTAGGCCAAAATATTCGCCTCGCTGGAGAAGATATCAAACAAGGCGCAGTGGCTGTTAAGACAGGGCAACTGATTACTCCAGCCCATATGGGTTTAATTGCGTCTCTTGGTATTCCAACAATCAAAGTATATCGCCGCTTAAAAGTCGCCTTCTTTTCCACTGGTGATGAATTAAGCTCAGTGGGTGAAGCACTCAAAGAAGGACAAATTTATGACAGTAATCGTTACAGTCTAAAAGGATTACTCACCTCTCTACCGGTTGAATGTAAAGATTTTGGTGTGGTACGTGATAATCCTAGCGCCTTAAAACAAGTCTTTAATGAGGCGAGCCAATGGGCTGATGTCATCATCAGTAGTGGCGGTGTATCCGTGGGAGATGCTGACTTTATAAAAACACTAATGGCTGAATTAGGACAAGTGGTATTCTGGAAAATAGCCATGAAACCGGGTCGACCTCTTGCTTACGGCAAAATCAACCACAGTCATTTCTTTGGTTTACCTGGCAACCCTGTTGCTGTAATGGTTACTTTTTATCAATTTGTGCAACATGCTCTATACCTCTTAGCTGGACAAGAAACAACCACCCACCTGCCACAAGTACGCTATCGTCTGGCACAGCCCATTAAAAAAACACCGGGGAGAATGGAGTTTCAACGCGGTATTGTGTTCAAAGATAGCGATAATGAATGGCGCGTAAAAGTCACAGGAAACCAGAGCTCAGGTGTATTAAGCTCAATGACTCAAGCAAACTGTTTTATCGTCTTATCTCAAGAGTGTGGGTCACTCAACATAGGTGACTGGGTTGAGGTAGAATTATTTAACGGCATAATGTAG
- the mobA gene encoding molybdenum cofactor guanylyltransferase MobA: MDITGCILAGGQGSRMGGVDKGLVTFQQRPLIDHVINRLQPQVTEILINANRHLDTYSALGYPVIHDYIELYSGPLAGIERGLYAAKTDWVAFVPCDSPFIPLHLVDSLSKAVTEQQSQCAYVVTQEGAQPVFCLIQRQLHNDLLETLKAGNKKLIHWLQKHACSEVFFDNSELFINLNTTTELEHYNR; the protein is encoded by the coding sequence ATGGATATCACAGGATGTATTTTAGCAGGTGGTCAAGGCTCCAGAATGGGCGGAGTGGATAAGGGGTTAGTTACTTTTCAACAACGCCCTTTGATTGATCACGTGATCAATCGCTTACAACCGCAAGTAACAGAGATCCTTATTAATGCCAATCGCCATCTCGATACCTACTCCGCATTGGGTTACCCTGTAATACATGATTATATTGAGCTCTATTCAGGACCCTTAGCTGGAATAGAACGTGGTTTATATGCCGCAAAAACTGACTGGGTGGCCTTCGTCCCTTGTGATTCACCATTTATCCCTCTACATCTCGTAGATTCTCTGTCAAAGGCCGTAACTGAACAACAGAGTCAGTGTGCCTATGTTGTGACACAAGAAGGAGCGCAACCTGTGTTCTGCCTGATACAGCGTCAGCTTCACAACGACTTACTTGAAACGCTTAAAGCAGGAAATAAAAAACTGATCCATTGGTTACAAAAACATGCCTGTAGTGAGGTGTTTTTTGACAACAGTGAGTTATTTATTAATCTTAATACAACGACAGAATTAGAACATTACAACCGATGA
- the moaA gene encoding GTP 3',8-cyclase MoaA — MNDNRLPHTLVDQLQRPLQDLRISVTDRCNFRCTYCMPRAVFGKDYDFLPRPEILTFEEITRTARIFSKLGIKKIRLTGGEPLLRKNLEQLIEQLSAIQPIEVALTTNASILAKKAQALKNAGLNRITVSLDALDDPTFKLMSDADFSVKDVLEGIEQALHVGFEDIKVNCVIKRGTNDHALLDLVRYFKGTAVTVRFIEFMDVGSTNNWQPVAVVPAKEMKDTINKEFPLESLEESYLGEVARRYRYADGSGEIGFITSVTQPFCRQCTRIRLSTDGKLYTCLFANQGSDIRQLLRHQVSDAEITQHIITLWQSRNDRYSELRQIESGQKKKIEMSYIGG, encoded by the coding sequence ATGAATGATAACCGTTTACCCCACACTTTGGTTGATCAATTACAACGTCCACTCCAGGATCTACGGATATCCGTAACGGATCGTTGTAATTTTCGTTGTACGTATTGTATGCCTCGGGCGGTGTTTGGCAAGGATTATGACTTTCTACCTCGCCCTGAAATTTTAACTTTCGAGGAAATTACACGTACAGCAAGAATTTTCAGTAAATTGGGTATCAAAAAAATTCGTTTGACTGGTGGCGAACCTTTATTAAGAAAAAATCTTGAGCAATTAATAGAGCAACTCTCTGCCATTCAACCCATTGAAGTTGCTCTTACAACCAACGCCTCTATTCTCGCCAAAAAAGCGCAGGCCTTGAAAAACGCTGGATTAAATCGAATTACAGTGAGCCTAGATGCGCTAGATGATCCAACATTTAAACTAATGAGCGACGCTGATTTTAGCGTCAAGGATGTGTTAGAAGGCATTGAGCAAGCGCTTCATGTTGGCTTTGAAGATATCAAGGTGAACTGTGTTATTAAACGTGGCACCAATGATCATGCATTACTTGATTTAGTCCGCTACTTTAAAGGTACAGCTGTTACTGTTCGCTTTATTGAATTCATGGATGTGGGCTCGACCAACAACTGGCAACCAGTAGCAGTGGTTCCAGCAAAAGAGATGAAAGATACCATCAATAAAGAATTCCCTCTTGAGTCATTGGAAGAATCTTATCTCGGTGAAGTGGCACGACGCTATCGCTACGCTGATGGCAGTGGTGAAATTGGCTTCATCACCTCAGTAACACAACCCTTTTGCCGTCAATGTACAAGAATACGTCTTTCCACCGATGGAAAACTTTACACTTGCCTGTTTGCCAACCAGGGTAGTGATATACGTCAATTGTTAAGACATCAAGTGAGTGATGCTGAGATCACTCAACATATCATTACCCTTTGGCAGTCACGCAATGACCGCTATTCAGAGTTACGACAAATTGAGAGTGGGCAAAAGAAAAAAATTGAAATGTCCTACATTGGCGGCTAA
- a CDS encoding long-chain-fatty-acid--CoA ligase, with amino-acid sequence MFGLMMRSPLLISSLIEHAEKHHGNTPIVSRESDGSIYRTNWAQVNQRAKWLAQFLIRFGIKTGDRVATLAWNTHRHLEAYYAISGMGAICHTINPRLFKEQIASIINHAEDKIIFTEQQFIPLLDELTLYVNELTIIVMDQDRSSESTKYRTLYYEDLLNEGAESIWCWPQFDENQASSLCYTSGTTGMPKGVLYSHRSTLLHAFAVALPDSLALSASDSVLPVVPLFHANAWGIPYAAALVGAKLVLPGHQLDGANLSQLLNQEEVSVTAGVPTVWHGLIQYLQTSQTSLPFLKRLGVGGSACPEPIIHYFEKRNVRVLPGWGMTETSPVVTLTQPKFHQRHMTDDERINWLNKSGRVLFGADMKLVNDNGQQVKQDGQSVGELYVRGHWVCAQYYKNDESPLIDGWFPTGDMATIDESGFMQVTDRAKDMIKSGGEWISSLTLERIAATFSGVSEAAAIAAHHEHWGERPLLLIVEKPGEKVDPTALKAFLEQYVAKWWLPDEIIIVSDLPHTATGKLQKVLLREKWGKQLLLKKIPTNRV; translated from the coding sequence GTGTTTGGTTTGATGATGCGCTCACCTTTGTTAATTAGTTCTTTGATAGAACATGCAGAAAAACACCATGGCAACACGCCTATTGTGTCGCGTGAGTCTGACGGGTCAATTTATCGTACCAATTGGGCGCAGGTAAACCAACGTGCAAAATGGTTAGCACAGTTTTTAATTCGTTTTGGTATTAAAACGGGGGATAGAGTTGCAACTCTTGCTTGGAATACCCATCGACATCTCGAGGCCTATTATGCCATTTCAGGTATGGGAGCCATTTGTCACACCATTAACCCCCGCTTATTCAAAGAACAAATAGCCAGTATTATCAATCATGCAGAGGATAAGATCATTTTTACGGAGCAACAATTCATTCCTTTGTTGGATGAATTAACCTTATATGTCAATGAGTTAACTATTATCGTAATGGATCAAGATAGATCCTCTGAGTCGACTAAATACCGTACTTTGTATTACGAAGATTTATTGAATGAAGGGGCCGAATCAATCTGGTGTTGGCCACAATTTGATGAAAATCAAGCATCCAGTTTGTGTTACACATCAGGCACTACAGGTATGCCCAAGGGGGTGTTATATAGTCATCGCTCGACATTGTTACATGCTTTTGCGGTGGCGTTACCTGACTCCTTGGCCCTATCAGCCAGTGACAGTGTATTACCTGTTGTACCTTTATTTCATGCGAATGCTTGGGGTATCCCCTATGCAGCAGCGCTGGTTGGGGCCAAACTCGTGTTACCTGGACACCAGCTAGATGGTGCGAACTTATCACAACTGTTAAACCAAGAAGAGGTAAGTGTTACTGCGGGAGTGCCGACTGTTTGGCATGGTTTAATTCAATATTTGCAAACCAGTCAAACATCATTACCCTTTTTAAAGCGTCTTGGGGTAGGGGGATCGGCATGTCCAGAACCCATTATTCACTACTTTGAAAAGCGTAATGTCCGAGTATTACCAGGCTGGGGCATGACTGAAACGAGCCCAGTGGTAACGCTGACGCAACCTAAATTTCATCAACGTCATATGACTGATGATGAACGAATCAATTGGCTTAATAAATCAGGCCGGGTATTGTTTGGCGCGGATATGAAACTAGTCAATGATAACGGTCAACAGGTAAAACAAGATGGTCAAAGTGTGGGCGAGTTGTATGTACGTGGGCATTGGGTATGTGCACAGTACTACAAGAACGATGAATCACCTTTAATTGATGGTTGGTTTCCAACAGGTGATATGGCCACGATTGATGAGTCTGGTTTTATGCAAGTGACGGATCGTGCAAAAGACATGATTAAAAGTGGGGGTGAGTGGATTAGTTCTCTCACCTTAGAGAGAATTGCAGCAACTTTTTCAGGTGTATCAGAGGCTGCAGCGATTGCTGCTCATCATGAACACTGGGGTGAGAGGCCACTCTTACTGATTGTGGAAAAACCAGGTGAGAAGGTTGATCCCACCGCTTTAAAGGCTTTTTTAGAGCAGTATGTGGCTAAGTGGTGGTTACCTGATGAAATTATTATTGTCAGTGATCTACCGCATACTGCTACGGGTAAGTTACAAAAAGTGTTGTTACGGGAAAAGTGGGGTAAACAACTATTGCTTAAAAAAATCCCCACTAATCGTGTATAG
- a CDS encoding arginine/lysine/ornithine decarboxylase, with product MKFRFPVVIIDEDFRSENASGFGVRALAEAIQNEGLEVLGVTSFGDMTSFAQQQSRASTFILSIDDEEFGSGSPDEMESALKNLRAFVQEVRWRNADIPIFLYGETRTSRHIPNDVLKELHGFIHMFEDTPEFVAKHIVREARVYLDSLSPPFFRALTHYASDGSYSWHCPGHSGGVAFLKSPVGQMFHQFFGENMLRADVCNAVDELGQLLDHTGPVAASERNAARIFNADHLFFVTNGTSTSNKIVWHSTVAPGDVVVVDRNCHKSVLHAIMMTGAVPVFLMPTRNHYGIIGPIPLDEFKPETIQKKIAANPFAKESTSPPRVLTITQSTYDGIIYNVETIKTMLDGKIDTLHFDEAWLPHAAFSDFYKNMHAIGKDRQPCHDSMVMSTQSTHKLLAGLSQASQILVQDSQTRKLDRDTFNEAYLMHTSTSPQYAIIASCDVAAAMMEPPGGTALVEESINEALDFRRAMRKVDEEWGADWWFKVWGPENFAEEGIGNQEDWILKPSDRWHGFGNLAQGFNMLDPIKATVITPGLDVDGDFHDMGIPAAVVTKYLAEHGVVVEKTGLYSFFIMFTIGITKGRWNTMVTELQQFKDDYDRNQPLWRVLPEFVAKYPRYEKWGLKELCDKIHEVYRDNDVARLTTEMYLSDMVPAMKPADAFAKMAHREIERVPLDQLEGRITSVLLTPYPPGIPLLIPGERFNATIVRYLEFARSFNERFPGFETDVHGLSKVVVDGAPRFYVDCVKQD from the coding sequence ATGAAATTTCGTTTTCCAGTTGTAATCATTGATGAGGATTTTCGTTCTGAGAATGCCAGTGGTTTTGGTGTCAGAGCGTTAGCGGAAGCCATCCAAAACGAAGGACTTGAGGTACTGGGCGTGACAAGCTTTGGTGACATGACCTCTTTTGCCCAACAGCAAAGCCGTGCATCTACGTTCATCTTATCAATTGATGATGAGGAGTTTGGCTCTGGTTCTCCCGATGAAATGGAGTCTGCTCTAAAGAATTTACGTGCTTTTGTACAAGAAGTACGTTGGCGAAATGCCGATATACCTATTTTCTTATATGGTGAAACCCGTACTTCTAGACATATTCCTAATGATGTATTGAAAGAGTTACATGGTTTTATTCATATGTTTGAGGATACGCCTGAATTCGTGGCCAAACACATAGTTCGTGAAGCAAGAGTCTATTTGGATTCGTTGTCTCCTCCATTTTTTAGGGCGTTAACCCATTATGCCTCTGATGGATCTTATTCATGGCATTGTCCCGGTCACTCAGGTGGGGTTGCTTTTTTAAAGAGCCCTGTGGGACAAATGTTCCATCAGTTTTTTGGTGAAAACATGCTGCGTGCGGATGTGTGTAACGCGGTGGATGAATTAGGGCAACTGTTAGATCATACAGGCCCTGTTGCGGCCTCAGAGCGCAATGCTGCACGAATTTTTAATGCCGATCATCTGTTTTTTGTGACCAATGGTACTTCAACCTCGAACAAAATAGTTTGGCATTCCACCGTTGCCCCTGGGGATGTGGTTGTGGTTGACCGTAATTGTCATAAATCCGTGCTACACGCCATAATGATGACAGGTGCAGTGCCTGTTTTCTTGATGCCTACTCGTAATCACTATGGCATTATTGGACCTATTCCACTTGATGAATTTAAACCTGAAACCATTCAGAAAAAAATCGCTGCTAATCCCTTTGCTAAAGAAAGTACTTCTCCACCTAGAGTGCTCACTATTACGCAAAGTACTTATGACGGCATAATCTACAATGTGGAAACCATAAAAACAATGCTGGATGGCAAAATTGATACATTACATTTTGACGAAGCATGGTTACCTCATGCAGCATTCAGTGATTTTTACAAAAACATGCATGCTATTGGGAAAGACCGTCAACCCTGTCATGATTCGATGGTCATGTCTACTCAATCAACTCATAAGTTATTAGCAGGATTAAGCCAGGCATCGCAGATTCTAGTGCAAGATTCGCAAACCAGAAAATTAGACCGTGATACGTTTAATGAAGCTTATTTGATGCATACCTCAACCAGTCCTCAATATGCCATTATTGCCTCTTGTGACGTTGCTGCAGCCATGATGGAACCTCCAGGAGGAACTGCGTTAGTTGAGGAGTCTATCAATGAAGCCTTGGATTTTCGTCGTGCAATGCGTAAAGTAGATGAAGAGTGGGGCGCTGATTGGTGGTTCAAAGTGTGGGGCCCTGAAAACTTTGCTGAGGAGGGAATTGGTAACCAAGAAGATTGGATACTAAAACCAAGTGATCGTTGGCATGGTTTTGGAAACTTAGCGCAAGGCTTTAACATGCTAGATCCAATAAAAGCCACAGTGATAACTCCTGGTTTAGATGTGGACGGTGATTTCCATGATATGGGTATCCCCGCAGCTGTGGTAACCAAATACTTGGCTGAACATGGTGTGGTCGTTGAAAAAACAGGTCTTTATTCATTTTTTATTATGTTTACCATAGGTATTACCAAGGGACGTTGGAATACCATGGTGACTGAATTGCAACAATTTAAAGATGACTACGACAGAAATCAGCCCTTATGGCGCGTCTTACCTGAGTTTGTAGCTAAGTATCCACGTTATGAAAAATGGGGATTAAAGGAGTTATGTGACAAAATCCACGAGGTATATCGCGACAATGATGTGGCTCGCTTAACCACTGAAATGTACTTATCAGATATGGTGCCTGCCATGAAACCGGCGGATGCGTTTGCCAAGATGGCTCATCGTGAAATTGAACGTGTTCCTTTGGATCAATTAGAGGGAAGAATTACCTCGGTATTGTTAACTCCTTATCCGCCTGGTATTCCCTTATTAATCCCTGGAGAGCGTTTTAACGCCACTATTGTGCGTTATTTGGAGTTTGCCCGTTCATTCAATGAGCGTTTTCCTGGCTTTGAAACTGATGTACATGGGTTGTCCAAAGTAGTGGTTGATGGGGCGCCTCGTTTTTATGTTGATTGCGTGAAACAAGATTAA
- the thrS gene encoding threonine--tRNA ligase: protein MITIRLPDGSTRSFENPVTVAQVAANIGAGLMRAALAGRVNDHLVDLSTTIDQDVDLAIITDKDEEGLEIVRHSTAHLLAHAVKELFPEAQVTIGPVIENGFFYDFSYKRPFTPEDLALIEKRMTEISKQDFTVTREVMGRDEAVAYFKGLGEAYKAEIIESIPAGETLSLYRQGEFVDLCRGPHVPSTGKLKVFKLTHVAGAYWRGDSKNEMLTRIYGTAWTKKEDQEAYLFRLEEAEKRDHRRLGKQLDLFHIQDEAPGMIFWHPKGWALWQAVEQYMRQVYRDNGYQEIRCPQILDRTLWEKSGHWENFHKNMFTTESESRDFAIKPMNCPGHVQVFNQGIRSYRELPIRYGEFGSCHRNEPSGSLHGVMRVRGFTQDDGHIFCTEDQIQPEVLNFIRLLQKVYKDFGFEDIQYKLATRPQQRVGTDEIWDKAESALRNALESTGVAFDVLPGEGAFYGPKIEFHLRDSIGRTWQCGTIQADFSMPGRLGAEYVAEDNSKQVPVMLHRAILGSLERFIGILIEHYAGALPVWLAPVQAVVATITSNQVEYAEKLVNTLKEKGFRVTADLRNEKINYKIRAHSMDKVPYQIIVGDKEVLSHTVSVRGRGDKDLGVMTQEALFSLLQQESQFLKAL, encoded by the coding sequence GTGATTACTATTCGATTACCTGATGGTTCAACCCGCTCATTTGAGAATCCGGTTACGGTAGCTCAAGTGGCGGCTAATATTGGTGCAGGTCTCATGCGTGCGGCATTGGCAGGGCGTGTTAACGATCACTTGGTAGATCTTTCCACAACCATTGATCAAGACGTTGATCTGGCTATTATCACTGATAAAGATGAAGAGGGTTTGGAGATTGTCCGTCATTCAACGGCACATTTATTAGCCCATGCTGTGAAAGAGTTGTTTCCAGAAGCACAAGTGACTATTGGTCCTGTGATTGAAAATGGTTTTTTCTACGATTTTTCTTATAAGCGTCCTTTTACGCCAGAGGATTTAGCGCTTATCGAGAAACGCATGACTGAAATCAGTAAACAAGACTTTACTGTTACCCGTGAGGTGATGGGGCGTGATGAGGCTGTTGCTTATTTTAAAGGCTTAGGCGAGGCGTACAAAGCTGAAATTATAGAAAGCATTCCGGCCGGTGAAACACTTTCATTATATCGCCAGGGTGAGTTCGTTGATTTATGTCGTGGCCCCCATGTTCCCTCAACTGGAAAACTTAAAGTTTTTAAGTTAACTCACGTGGCAGGGGCCTATTGGCGTGGTGACTCTAAAAATGAGATGCTCACCCGTATCTATGGGACTGCTTGGACCAAAAAAGAAGATCAAGAAGCGTATTTGTTTCGTCTTGAAGAAGCAGAAAAAAGAGATCATCGTCGCTTAGGTAAACAATTAGATTTATTTCATATACAAGATGAAGCGCCAGGTATGATCTTTTGGCATCCAAAAGGCTGGGCTTTATGGCAAGCAGTTGAGCAGTATATGCGACAAGTGTATCGAGACAATGGCTATCAAGAAATCCGTTGTCCACAAATTCTTGATCGTACCCTATGGGAAAAGTCAGGTCATTGGGAAAACTTTCACAAGAACATGTTTACCACGGAATCAGAATCACGGGATTTTGCTATAAAACCCATGAATTGTCCGGGCCATGTTCAGGTATTTAATCAAGGAATTCGAAGCTATCGCGAGTTACCTATTCGCTATGGTGAGTTTGGTTCATGTCATCGCAATGAACCCTCAGGGTCGCTCCATGGGGTAATGAGAGTACGTGGTTTTACTCAAGATGATGGACATATTTTTTGTACCGAAGATCAAATACAGCCTGAAGTATTAAACTTTATTCGTTTGCTGCAAAAAGTTTATAAAGACTTTGGTTTTGAGGATATTCAGTACAAATTAGCTACCAGACCACAGCAACGAGTGGGAACTGACGAAATCTGGGATAAAGCTGAATCTGCTCTACGTAATGCGCTAGAGTCAACGGGTGTTGCCTTTGATGTACTTCCTGGAGAAGGGGCGTTTTATGGCCCTAAAATCGAGTTTCATTTGCGTGATAGTATAGGAAGAACATGGCAGTGCGGTACGATTCAAGCAGACTTTTCTATGCCAGGGCGTTTAGGTGCCGAATATGTGGCGGAAGATAATTCAAAGCAAGTACCTGTTATGCTGCACCGTGCTATTTTAGGATCATTAGAGCGTTTTATCGGTATTTTAATTGAGCATTATGCTGGGGCATTACCTGTATGGTTGGCTCCAGTTCAAGCTGTGGTGGCAACCATTACTTCAAATCAAGTGGAATACGCAGAAAAATTAGTTAACACATTGAAAGAAAAAGGCTTCAGGGTTACTGCTGACTTGCGCAATGAGAAAATAAACTATAAAATACGTGCCCATAGTATGGATAAGGTTCCCTACCAAATTATTGTTGGTGACAAGGAAGTGTTGTCACACACAGTATCCGTGAGGGGGCGAGGTGATAAAGATCTGGGTGTAATGACACAAGAGGCTTTATTCTCGCTACTTCAGCAAGAATCCCAATTCTTGAAGGCCTTGTAG
- the infC gene encoding translation initiation factor IF-3 — MIQSKELRINGEINLPEVRLVGIEGEQLGIVKVSEALRLAEEATVDLVEIAPNAAPPVCRLMDYGKYKYRESKRLHEAKVKQKQIQVKEIKFRPGTDEGDYHIKVRNLIRFLNEGDKTKVTLRFRGREMSHQELGFNLLKRVEADLSPYGVVEQFPKMEGRQMVMVLAPKKKEVTKEIKPAKQKEESSQTQVGVSPA, encoded by the coding sequence ATCATTCAATCTAAAGAATTAAGGATTAATGGCGAAATTAATCTACCCGAAGTAAGGCTCGTTGGAATAGAGGGTGAGCAGTTAGGAATAGTTAAGGTATCTGAAGCATTGCGTCTTGCTGAGGAAGCCACTGTTGATCTAGTTGAGATTGCACCTAACGCCGCTCCTCCTGTTTGTCGTTTGATGGATTACGGAAAATATAAGTACCGTGAAAGCAAGAGATTACATGAAGCCAAAGTCAAGCAAAAGCAAATTCAGGTAAAAGAAATTAAGTTTCGTCCGGGTACTGATGAAGGTGATTACCATATCAAAGTAAGAAACCTGATCCGATTCTTGAATGAGGGTGACAAAACTAAAGTTACGCTGCGTTTTAGAGGCCGAGAAATGAGCCATCAAGAGTTAGGTTTTAACCTCTTAAAACGTGTTGAAGCTGATCTGTCACCGTACGGTGTGGTAGAGCAGTTTCCTAAAATGGAAGGTAGGCAAATGGTAATGGTTTTAGCGCCCAAGAAAAAAGAGGTGACTAAAGAGATTAAACCAGCCAAACAGAAAGAAGAAAGTAGTCAAACTCAAGTTGGTGTTAGTCCAGCTTAA
- the rpmI gene encoding 50S ribosomal protein L35, with amino-acid sequence MPKMKTKSGAAKRFKVRGSGSIKRSQAFKRHILTKKTTKNKRQLRGTAEIHSTNVASVKAMLPYA; translated from the coding sequence ATGCCCAAGATGAAAACCAAAAGTGGTGCAGCCAAGCGCTTTAAAGTGCGTGGTAGTGGCAGCATCAAGCGCTCACAAGCGTTCAAACGTCACATTTTGACGAAAAAAACCACCAAGAATAAGCGTCAATTGCGTGGTACCGCAGAAATTCATTCAACCAATGTGGCTTCAGTGAAAGCCATGTTGCCATACGCATAA
- the rplT gene encoding 50S ribosomal protein L20, giving the protein MPRVKRGVTAHARHKKVLVQAKGYRGRRNNVYRIAKQAVMKAGQYAYRDRRRRKRDFRVLWIARINAAARECGMKYSTFMNGLKKAEIQIDRKVLADIAVFDKPAFMKMVDTAKASLAH; this is encoded by the coding sequence ATGCCAAGAGTTAAACGTGGTGTTACGGCTCATGCCCGTCACAAAAAAGTTTTAGTTCAAGCCAAAGGTTATCGCGGTCGTCGCAATAATGTTTACCGTATCGCTAAACAAGCGGTAATGAAAGCAGGTCAGTATGCTTATCGCGATCGCCGTCGTCGTAAACGCGATTTTCGTGTCTTATGGATTGCACGTATTAATGCAGCTGCTCGTGAATGCGGTATGAAATACAGTACATTCATGAATGGTTTGAAAAAAGCTGAGATTCAGATTGATCGTAAAGTATTAGCTGATATCGCTGTTTTTGATAAGCCTGCCTTCATGAAAATGGTGGATACCGCTAAGGCATCCTTGGCTCATTAA